The proteins below come from a single Treponema phagedenis genomic window:
- a CDS encoding ABC transporter ATP-binding protein, translating to MNADFLVVSNLSKCWGEKTISISFGLQKGSALALLGPSGCGKSTILKMISGLLPPDSGTVFLEGKDITEFPPSKRKIGMVFQDYALFPHLTVQGNITYGLKFQGLSKKEAAAASAHWIELFKLQGMEKRKIDTLSGGEKQRVALARSLAVNPEIILFDEPLSALDTDLRIKLQKELRAHQQTIGYTAIYVTHDKDEARILADSIIYV from the coding sequence ATGAATGCAGATTTTTTAGTCGTATCAAACCTGTCAAAGTGTTGGGGCGAAAAAACAATCAGTATATCGTTCGGATTACAAAAAGGTTCGGCACTTGCGCTGCTTGGCCCTTCCGGTTGCGGAAAATCTACGATACTCAAAATGATTTCAGGACTTTTACCTCCGGACTCGGGAACCGTTTTTTTAGAAGGGAAAGATATTACCGAGTTTCCTCCCTCAAAACGGAAAATCGGTATGGTTTTTCAGGATTATGCGCTTTTTCCTCATCTTACCGTACAAGGAAATATTACCTACGGGCTTAAATTTCAGGGGCTTTCAAAAAAAGAGGCGGCAGCAGCGAGTGCTCATTGGATTGAGTTATTCAAGTTGCAAGGAATGGAAAAGCGTAAAATTGATACGCTTTCGGGTGGAGAAAAACAGCGGGTTGCCTTAGCGCGAAGCCTTGCGGTAAACCCGGAAATTATTCTATTTGATGAGCCGCTTTCCGCCCTTGATACGGATTTGCGAATAAAATTACAAAAAGAGTTACGCGCACACCAACAAACAATCGGATATACCGCAATTTATGTTACCCATGATAAAGATGAAGCTCGTATACTTGCCGATTCAATCATTTATGTGTGA